Part of the candidate division KSB1 bacterium genome, CTGGTGCGCTCGCCGCTTCCCCAACTGCTTCGAGCTCTGGGGATGGCACTTCAACAGCTTCGGTCGCCGCGCTCTGCTCAGCAACTGGTTCTGCTTCCGGGATGGCCTGGCTTGCTTGCGCCACGGGCCCGACTGGGAGGCTTTCTGGGGACTCGATAGCTTCTGCCTCCGCTGCCTCGGGGGCCTCAGGTGCTCGCTCCTCCACCTGCTCGGCGGCGCCCTTCTCCAGAGCCCTCTTCTCCGACAGCACGATGCGCTTGTTTTCCTTGCTGAACTCGATCACGCAGAGCTCGATCTCTTCGTCCAGACAGTAGCCATCCGCTGGCTTGGTGATGCCGGGTTTCGCCAAATGCGACATGGGAACGAAACCCTCCACGTCGCCGGGAAGCTCGACCAGCAGGCCCTTCTCAATGAGCCGGGTTACCTTGCCGGTGACAAGAGTGCCGGGCCGATACATCTGTTCGAAGCGATCCCAAGGGTTCTCTTGCGTCTGCTTGTACCCAAGCGAGATGCGACGATTGACCGGGTCTACCTTGAGCACCGTGACCGTGATTTCGTCGCCCTTCTTGATGACCTCGCCTGGGTGCCGCACTTTCTTCGTCCAGGAAAGATCGGAGATGTGCACCAGGCCGTCGATCCCTTCTTCCAACTCCACAAAAGCACCAAAGTTGGTGAGGTTGCGCACCTTGCCCTTGTGGATGGAGCCCACCGGATAGCGTTCGGCAAGTGTCTCCCAGGGATCAGGTTGCAGTTGCTTCAGGCCAAGGGAGATCTTCCGCTCTTCCTTCTGCACGTTGAGCACCTTCGCCTGGATGATCTCACCCACGCTCACTATCTTCGAGGGGTGCTTCACGTGCTGCGTCCACGACATCTCCGAGATGTGCACCAGGCCTTCGACGCCCTTTTCCAACTCGACGAAGGCGCCATAGTCGGAGATGCTCACGACTTTGCCCGGCACCACCGAGCCGACCGGGTACTTCTTGTCGACATCCTCCCAGGGATGCGGCTGAAGCTGCTTGTAGCCCAGCGAGATGCGGTCCTTCTGTTCGTTAAAGTCCAAGACAACGACTTTCAGCTTTTGGTCCAGGGAGACCACCTCTGAGGGGTGGTTCACCCGGCCCCAGGATAGGTCGTTGACATGCAAAAGGCCGTCCACGCCGCCGAGGTCGATGAACACACCAAAATCGGTGATGTTCTTCACCGTGCCCTCAAGCACCTGGCCGCGCTCCAATTCGGCGAGGATCTTTTCCCGCTGCCCGGCCGTGGCCTCTTCCACAAGCACACGATGGGAGACGACGATGTTCTTACGGGCGTGATTGATCTTGACCACTTTGAGGTCCAGGGTTTGCCCAATGTAGGCATCAAAGTCGCGCACCGGGCGGACGTCAATTTGCGAGCCAGGCAGGAAGGCATCGACCCCATCGATGTCGACCACCAGGCCGCCTTTGATGCGCCGCACGCAGCGCCCCTTGATGACCTCGCCCTTCTCGTAGGACTGTTTGACCCTCTCCCAGACCTTCATGAAGTCGGCCTTGCGTTTGGAAAGCACCAGTTGCCCTTCCTGGTCTTCGATCTGGTCAAAGACCACCTCGACGTCGTCGCCTACCTTGAGCTCGGCCGGATTGGGGAACTCTTCGATGGGAATGGTACCCTCCGACTTGAAGCCGACGTCGACGGCCACCTCCTTCTCTCCCACGGCCAGAATCTTGCCTGTGACGACCTCGCCCTCGACAAATTCGCTGAGGGTTTCCTCGTACATGCGCATAAGGGCTTCGCGCTCCTCGGGCGTGTACTCGTCGTTTTCGGCAGGCAGGCTCTGGGCCAGTTGCATCTGCTCAGGCGCGATGTCGCTGCCGACTTGTTCCGCTGCGCTCTCACCTCCTTTCGTTGCGCCTTCGGCTGCGGCGTCCTGTTCGAACGCCTGTGTGGTGTCTTCGTTCATCATTCAGCACTACCTCCTTTTATGTGTTTTTCGTGCCCGTGTGTGCGGGCAACGTGTGCGACGTGAGATGCCACCCGCTCCAGCAACCAGCGCGGAGTGGAGGCCCCCCCTGTTATCCCCACCGCTTCCCCTGGGCTGAACCACTCTGCCTGCACATCCTCGGCGCTTTCCACCCAGAAGGAGCGCTTGTTGCTCTGCTGGCATATAGTGAACAATTGCCGAGAGTTGGAACTCTCCTTGCCGCCGACAAACACTACCACGTCGCGTGCTCCTGCGAAGGCTACGATGCTTTCCTGTCGGCGGCTCACGGCACGACAGGTGGTGTTAAACACTTCCAACGACGGAAGCCGCCGCCGTAAGGCGGCCTCTACCTCGTGGAAGTGCTCCTCGGGTGCGGTCGTCTGCGCCACCAGTACCGTGGGCGGCCCCGGGGCTATCTTGTCTGCCTCTTCCAGGGAGTTGACCACGACCGCCCCTTGCGGGCAATGGCCCACGAGTCCCAGAACTTCGGGGTGCTCTCTCTTGCCAAAGACCACCACGCGATAGCCTCGCGCGCAGTAGTCCTTGACCAGCTGCTGCACATGCCGCACGATGGGACAAGTGCCGTCAACCACATCCAGCCCTGCCTCCGCAAGGCGAGCCCGCAGCGACTCAGAGACGCCGTGGCTGCGAATCAGCACGCGCCGCGTCCGCAAGGCCTTCAAGTCACCGCTTTCCACTTCTTCCTGCGGGACGGTCACCAGGCCCTTCTGTTGCAGTCGTGCCACTTCCGCAGGGTTATGGATCACCGGGCCGATGGAAGCCACCCGCCCCTTGGCGAGCGCTCTCTCTGCCAAGGCGATTGCGCGTGCCACGCCGGCGCAGAAGCCGGCACTCTTATCTATGTCAACAGTCACCGCAGAGCTGGGCTGTTGAGCCTCACGCCTGCGCTGCTCCCGTGTCGCCGAGATGTTCCTGTACCTTCCGAAGAACGAACTCGACCTGCTGGTCGATGGTCAGGTTCGTTGTATCCACTTCAATGGCATCTGGGGCTTTGCGCAGCGGCCCATGGGCGCGCCGCGCGTCGTCCTGGTCCCGGCGCTGTAACTGGGCAGCCAATTCCTCGAGAGGCGCCTGCACCGACCTGGCTGCATATTCGGCCTGGCGGCGTCGCGCCCGCACTTCCAAAGAGGCGGTGAAGTAGAATTTGAGATCGGCATTAGGGAAAATCACCGTGCCGATGTCCCGCCCTTCTGCCACTACCCCGCCTTGGGCGCCAATGGCGCGCTGCAGGGCAACCATCTGCTCGCGCACCGCGCGATTGGCCGCCACCGGGCCGATCTTCTCCGCAACCTCCGGCGCGCGAATCTCCTCGGTCACATCCTGACCGTCCAAGAGGACGCGCAGATGTGCACCTTTCTGCTCTAACTGGATCGTCGTCGCGCGCGCCAGGGCGGCCACCCCGTCCTCGTCGGCAGGGTCAATGCCCTTCCACAGCACCTTGAGCGTCAACGCCCGGTACAGTGCCCCAGAATCTAAGTAAAGGTAACCTAACTTCTCTGCCACCAGGCGTGCCGTGCTGCTCTTGCCAGAAGCGGCGACGCCGTCGATGGCGATGATCAGCTTCCTGCGCCTTCCCTCCACCCCTGCCCTCTCATCCCTCCACAGTCGCACAGCAGTCGGTCGACGCAGGGTACGAGCTCTTGCTTGCCAGACCGGCAGCTTGGTGAAGTTGTGCAACTTCCTCATCGGTCAAGTGGCGCCAGGAACCGATTGGCAGCTCGCCCAAGCTGAGAGGGCCAAATGCCACTCGGCGAAGGAGGAGGACGCGGTAGCCCAGCGCCGCGAACATGCGCCTCACCTGCCGTTTGCGGCCCTCGCGCAAAGTGAGCTCCACCACCTTGCCCTGCGGAAGGGCGTCCAGCAGGCGCGCCTCGCACGGGCCGGTCATGCCATCGTCCAGGGCGATCCCTCCACGCAGCTTTTCAATGTCGTGCACCGCGACTTCACGGTCGAGCACGGCCACGTAGGTCTTGGCGACTTTGAAGCGCGGGTGGAGCAGGCGATTGGTCAATTCACCGTCGTCGGTCAGCAGGAGCAGCCCCTCCGTATCGATGTCCAGGCGGCCGACCGGGAACAGGCGTGAGCCCATGGGCACAAGGTCCACCACCTTGGGCCTGCCACGGGTATCGCGCACCGTGGTCACATATCCCCGCGGCTTGTGCAGCATGATGTACACGCGACCTTGCTTAGGCCGCACCGCTTGCCCGTCCACGGCAACCTCGTCCTTTTGCTCGTCGATGCGAGTGCCAAGAGAGGTTACCGTCTGCCCGTTAACGGTGACACGTCCGCTCCTGATGAGCTCACCGCATGCGCGGCGCGAGGCGACTCCGCAGCCAGCAAGGAACTTATTGAGTCTCACCATCAGCGCTCTGCCCCTCGTCTTCCACCCTTTCTCCCGGTGCAACCACCTCGACGCCCGTCTCCTCGGCCGTTGGTTCAGGCTCCTCTCGCGGCGCACGAGCCTTGAGCAGTGCCTCCACCTCCTCTAAGGAGGGAAGGTCGGCGAGGCTATTGATGCCAAAGTAAGCCAGAAAGTGCTCGGTCGTTTTGTACAGCACCGGCCTGCCAACGGTCGACGCCCGTCCCG contains:
- the rpsA gene encoding 30S ribosomal protein S1 translates to MMNEDTTQAFEQDAAAEGATKGGESAAEQVGSDIAPEQMQLAQSLPAENDEYTPEEREALMRMYEETLSEFVEGEVVTGKILAVGEKEVAVDVGFKSEGTIPIEEFPNPAELKVGDDVEVVFDQIEDQEGQLVLSKRKADFMKVWERVKQSYEKGEVIKGRCVRRIKGGLVVDIDGVDAFLPGSQIDVRPVRDFDAYIGQTLDLKVVKINHARKNIVVSHRVLVEEATAGQREKILAELERGQVLEGTVKNITDFGVFIDLGGVDGLLHVNDLSWGRVNHPSEVVSLDQKLKVVVLDFNEQKDRISLGYKQLQPHPWEDVDKKYPVGSVVPGKVVSISDYGAFVELEKGVEGLVHISEMSWTQHVKHPSKIVSVGEIIQAKVLNVQKEERKISLGLKQLQPDPWETLAERYPVGSIHKGKVRNLTNFGAFVELEEGIDGLVHISDLSWTKKVRHPGEVIKKGDEITVTVLKVDPVNRRISLGYKQTQENPWDRFEQMYRPGTLVTGKVTRLIEKGLLVELPGDVEGFVPMSHLAKPGITKPADGYCLDEEIELCVIEFSKENKRIVLSEKRALEKGAAEQVEERAPEAPEAAEAEAIESPESLPVGPVAQASQAIPEAEPVAEQSAATEAVEVPSPELEAVGEAASAPAEPPAEAAAEKPKPKRKVTRKKPAAKAAEAAESDQPKGDSPAEEKGAAAGDEAGADVGQ
- a CDS encoding 4-hydroxy-3-methylbut-2-enyl diphosphate reductase; protein product: MTVDIDKSAGFCAGVARAIALAERALAKGRVASIGPVIHNPAEVARLQQKGLVTVPQEEVESGDLKALRTRRVLIRSHGVSESLRARLAEAGLDVVDGTCPIVRHVQQLVKDYCARGYRVVVFGKREHPEVLGLVGHCPQGAVVVNSLEEADKIAPGPPTVLVAQTTAPEEHFHEVEAALRRRLPSLEVFNTTCRAVSRRQESIVAFAGARDVVVFVGGKESSNSRQLFTICQQSNKRSFWVESAEDVQAEWFSPGEAVGITGGASTPRWLLERVASHVAHVARTHGHEKHIKGGSAE
- the cmk gene encoding (d)CMP kinase; amino-acid sequence: MEGRRRKLIIAIDGVAASGKSSTARLVAEKLGYLYLDSGALYRALTLKVLWKGIDPADEDGVAALARATTIQLEQKGAHLRVLLDGQDVTEEIRAPEVAEKIGPVAANRAVREQMVALQRAIGAQGGVVAEGRDIGTVIFPNADLKFYFTASLEVRARRRQAEYAARSVQAPLEELAAQLQRRDQDDARRAHGPLRKAPDAIEVDTTNLTIDQQVEFVLRKVQEHLGDTGAAQA
- a CDS encoding rRNA pseudouridine synthase; the protein is MVRLNKFLAGCGVASRRACGELIRSGRVTVNGQTVTSLGTRIDEQKDEVAVDGQAVRPKQGRVYIMLHKPRGYVTTVRDTRGRPKVVDLVPMGSRLFPVGRLDIDTEGLLLLTDDGELTNRLLHPRFKVAKTYVAVLDREVAVHDIEKLRGGIALDDGMTGPCEARLLDALPQGKVVELTLREGRKRQVRRMFAALGYRVLLLRRVAFGPLSLGELPIGSWRHLTDEEVAQLHQAAGLASKSSYPASTDCCATVEG